In Mercenaria mercenaria strain notata unplaced genomic scaffold, MADL_Memer_1 contig_4722, whole genome shotgun sequence, a single genomic region encodes these proteins:
- the LOC128554107 gene encoding uncharacterized protein LOC128554107, whose protein sequence is MYDLLYKILRVSSRELTNYEYRLLGKGLKFCLKPKHHNEIQLKQEIFEFTRRLRLKEYFYTPEEDSDGENDCDSAEGVKNKQKYKKKHSIFTPTSGRDSTLDFYIDAITHKLLQKNNKYRFRPNLSTDELSALKNLRNDDSIILKKSDKGSVIVVMNRTDYIADVNRQLNNTAYYKKLDHNPVELFSNDVTDVLNVICRDVNGNSNDTLVVPSDARTPQFYILPNVHKDINSELPLGYIGRPIVYGYNSVTEGISEYIDNILKPHMEALPSYVKDSTDFIKTPGSMPNISPNAFLVTMDVSSLYTNIPHGDGIEACREYLNKAHSYLSHQSVNDICQLIELVLTKNHFQFNTEKYVQILGTAMGTRMAPTFASLFMGKLESDFLANTTVKPSL, encoded by the coding sequence atgtatgatttattgtacaaaatactaAGAGTTTCTTCAAGGGAACTTACAAACTATGAGTACAGGCTTTTAGGTAAGGGACTAAAATTTTGTCTTAAACCTAAACACCATAATGAGATACAGTTAAAACAAGAGATTTTTGAGTTCACAAGACGCTTACGGttgaaagaatatttttacaCGCCGGAAGAGGATTCTGATGGTGAAAATGATTGTGATAGTGCTGAAGGtgtgaaaaataaacagaaatataagaaaaaacattcaatatttactCCAACTTCTGGCAGAGACTCTACACTTGACTTTTACATTGATGCTATAACGCATAAACTTCTTCAAAAGAACAATAAGTACAGGTTTCGACCTAATCTATCTACTGATGAACTTTCTGCACTGAAAAATCTTCGAAATGATGATAGTATAATCCTTAAGAAATCTGACAAAGGCTCGGTTATTGTGGTAATGAACAGGACTGATTATATTGCTGATGTCAATAGACAGCTGAATAATACTGCTTACTACAAAAAACTTGATCATAACCCtgttgaactattttcaaacgatgttactgatgttttaaatgttatatgtaGGGATGTGAATGGTAATTCTAATGATACTTTAGTTGTACCTAGTGATGCCAGAACGCCACAATTTTACATCTTGCCCAATGTTCATAAAGATATTAATTCAGAACTACCACTTGGTTACATAGGACGACCAATTGTATATGGGTATAACTCTGTTACTGAAGGCATATCTGAATACATTGATAATATCTTGAAGCCACACATGGAAGCCCTGCCCTCATATGTTAAAGACTCTACTGACTTCATTAAAACGCCAGGGTCTATGCCTAATATCTCCCCTAATGCATTTTTGGTTACTATGGATGTTTCATCCTTATACACTAATATTCCGCATGGTGATGGGATAGAGGCTTGCCGTGAATATTTAAACAAAGCTCATTCATACTTGTCACATCAGTCAGTCAATGATATTTGTCAGCTTATTGAACTAGTCTTGactaaaaaccattttcagttcaatactgaaaaatatgttcaaattttagGTACTGCTATGGGTACACGTATGGCTCCTACATTTGCTTCACTTTTTATGGGTAAACTGGAAAGCGATTTCCTAGCTAATACTACTGTTAAGCCATCGCTTTAG